The following coding sequences lie in one Deltaproteobacteria bacterium HGW-Deltaproteobacteria-18 genomic window:
- a CDS encoding IMP cyclohydrolase, whose translation MNMLPIRRAILSVTDKSGLEDFARFLQGHGVELVSTGGTRKKLVQAGLKVRSVSDVTGFPEILGGRVKTLHPHVHAGILADKDDAAHMQTLKDLRLSPFDLICVNLYNFAEAVRQTLEDKQAVEQIDIGGPTMLRASAKNFHSVAVIPDPSHYAECMQEMKGNGGSLSLDFRKRMAVATFALTSEYDRMITEYLSRS comes from the coding sequence ATGAATATGTTGCCGATTCGCCGGGCCATCCTGAGCGTAACAGATAAATCAGGCCTTGAGGACTTTGCCCGCTTTCTGCAGGGCCATGGGGTGGAGCTTGTTTCCACCGGGGGCACCCGCAAGAAACTCGTCCAGGCGGGCCTTAAAGTCCGTTCCGTCAGCGATGTGACCGGTTTTCCGGAGATCCTGGGCGGCCGGGTCAAGACCCTGCACCCGCACGTGCACGCCGGAATTCTGGCGGACAAGGATGATGCCGCGCACATGCAGACCTTGAAGGACCTGCGGCTGTCTCCCTTCGATCTCATCTGCGTCAATCTCTACAATTTTGCCGAAGCCGTGCGCCAGACCCTGGAAGACAAGCAGGCCGTGGAGCAGATCGACATCGGCGGGCCGACCATGCTGCGCGCTTCGGCCAAGAACTTTCATTCCGTGGCCGTGATCCCCGATCCGTCACACTATGCCGAATGCATGCAGGAGATGAAGGGCAACGGCGGTTCCCTTTCCCTGGATTTCCGCAAGCGCATGGCCGTAGCGACTTTTGCCCTGACTTCGGAATACGACCGCATGATCACCGAGTACCTGAGCCGCTCCTGA
- the plsY gene encoding acyl-phosphate glycerol 3-phosphate acyltransferase, translating to MVTIFWLAISYLLGAMPFGLLISRTCCGIDPRQQGSGNIGATNVGRLCGTKYGAMTLTLDMLKGFVPVALAASFSDSYFFLTLVATAAVCGHMFSVFLHGKGGKGVATWVGAFVAISTSGTILCALGFLAALYFYNFVSLASLVMVALMPVVLLFQGLYGAIPLALVLMALIFWKHSENIQRLMAGEEHPWKIK from the coding sequence ATGGTGACAATATTCTGGCTCGCGATCAGCTATCTTCTGGGTGCCATGCCCTTCGGCCTCTTGATCTCCAGAACCTGCTGCGGCATCGACCCGCGCCAGCAGGGCAGCGGCAACATCGGTGCCACCAACGTCGGCCGTCTCTGCGGCACCAAGTACGGCGCCATGACCCTGACCCTGGACATGCTCAAAGGCTTCGTGCCCGTGGCCCTGGCCGCAAGCTTCTCGGATTCCTACTTTTTTCTGACGCTGGTCGCCACGGCCGCGGTTTGCGGACACATGTTCTCCGTATTTCTGCACGGCAAGGGCGGCAAGGGCGTGGCCACATGGGTAGGCGCCTTCGTAGCCATCTCCACCTCCGGGACGATACTCTGCGCCCTGGGCTTCCTGGCGGCCCTGTACTTCTACAACTTCGTGTCCCTGGCCTCCCTGGTCATGGTCGCCCTCATGCCGGTGGTCCTGCTCTTCCAGGGCCTTTACGGCGCCATTCCCCTGGCCCTGGTGCTCATGGCGCTGATTTTCTGGAAACACTCCGAAAATATCCAGCGCCTCATGGCCGGTGAAGAACATCCCTGGAAGATAAAATAG
- the hflX gene encoding GTPase HflX, with protein MASKPLGNLTGLKPSQITAISRLYNRRFPDQGGFTPDQARELAILSRGISRQIGVLVNRKGVPVMVLVGEQDGILIPELSRHRQADSRLSGLRLLHTHLDSSLLTQEDLMDMVFLRLDAVCVLTVSPDGAPRTCQIAHILPPNTDELPYQVHPAMIWDDVDFDFGANVKALEDELARTGQSVAATAREGSAILVSVASESRGAQERSLAELAELADTAGLEVVGQVVQRVTKVNPKLILGRGKLSELEVLALQKNAATLVFDQELTPTQQRNLSQITERKVLDRTQLILDIFAQHAQTREGKLQVEMAQLKYMMPRLVGQNRALSRLAGGIGGRGPGESRLEMDRRKIRERIAQIKTELGSVRKHRKSTRSRRDKAGLPIVSLVGYTNAGKSTLLNTLTKSVVLAENKLFATLDPTSRRLRFPEDREIILTDTVGFIRHLPADLREAFMATLEELESADVLVHVADASHPEMDAQIEAVESILRDLSIDGIPRILALNKTDRISEETRQTLSFVYPDAVFISALERPTLAPLVDRIKSLL; from the coding sequence ATAGCATCCAAACCTCTGGGTAACCTGACCGGCCTGAAGCCCAGCCAGATCACGGCCATTTCTCGTCTCTACAACAGGCGCTTTCCCGACCAGGGCGGGTTTACTCCCGACCAGGCCCGGGAGCTGGCCATCCTGAGCAGGGGCATAAGCCGCCAGATCGGCGTGCTCGTAAACCGCAAGGGCGTCCCGGTCATGGTGCTGGTCGGAGAGCAGGACGGCATCCTGATCCCCGAACTCTCACGTCATCGCCAGGCCGATTCCAGACTGTCCGGCCTGCGCCTCCTGCACACCCATCTTGATTCGTCCCTGCTGACCCAGGAAGACCTCATGGACATGGTCTTTTTGCGTCTCGACGCGGTCTGCGTGCTTACGGTGTCTCCCGACGGAGCCCCCAGGACCTGCCAGATCGCGCACATCCTGCCTCCGAACACCGACGAGCTGCCCTATCAGGTCCACCCGGCCATGATCTGGGATGATGTGGACTTTGATTTCGGAGCGAACGTCAAGGCCCTGGAAGACGAACTCGCGCGTACGGGCCAGAGCGTGGCTGCCACGGCCCGCGAGGGCTCGGCCATTCTGGTCAGCGTGGCTTCCGAATCCAGAGGTGCGCAGGAACGCTCACTGGCCGAGCTGGCAGAACTGGCGGACACGGCCGGACTGGAAGTGGTGGGGCAGGTCGTGCAGCGGGTGACCAAGGTCAATCCCAAGCTCATCCTGGGCCGGGGTAAACTTTCGGAACTTGAAGTATTGGCCCTGCAGAAGAATGCCGCGACTCTGGTCTTCGATCAGGAACTGACCCCCACGCAGCAGCGCAACCTGAGCCAGATCACCGAGCGCAAGGTTCTGGACCGCACGCAGCTCATTCTCGATATTTTCGCCCAGCACGCCCAAACCCGCGAAGGAAAGCTGCAGGTCGAGATGGCCCAGCTCAAATACATGATGCCGCGTCTGGTGGGGCAGAATCGGGCCTTAAGCAGGCTGGCAGGGGGTATCGGTGGACGCGGTCCGGGCGAATCGCGCCTGGAGATGGATCGCCGCAAGATCCGCGAGCGCATCGCCCAGATCAAGACCGAGCTCGGGAGCGTGCGCAAGCACCGCAAGTCCACGCGCAGCCGCCGCGACAAGGCCGGGCTGCCCATCGTCTCTCTGGTCGGGTACACCAACGCGGGCAAATCCACGCTCCTGAACACCCTGACCAAGAGCGTGGTCCTGGCCGAGAACAAGCTTTTCGCGACGCTCGATCCCACCAGCCGCCGGCTGCGTTTTCCCGAGGACCGGGAAATCATCCTGACCGACACCGTGGGGTTCATCCGACATCTGCCGGCCGACCTGCGCGAGGCCTTCATGGCGACCCTGGAGGAACTCGAGAGCGCGGACGTGCTGGTGCATGTGGCCGACGCCTCGCACCCGGAGATGGACGCCCAGATCGAAGCGGTGGAGTCCATCCTGCGCGACCTGTCCATCGACGGAATTCCCCGCATCCTCGCCCTGAACAAGACAGACCGCATAAGCGAAGAGACTCGCCAGACCTTGAGCTTCGTCTATCCTGACGCGGTCTTCATCTCCGCCCTCGAACGCCCGACCCTGGCTCCTTTGGTCGATCGCATCAAATCACTGCTGTGA